A single genomic interval of uncultured Desulfobacter sp. harbors:
- a CDS encoding TolC family protein, protein MNKTINVTRSLLVLISAVLTLVCLVETCRAQERLTVDQAVRIALEHSLQRRMAAKDVDIADEGLARAQAEFGPTVTLQGGLYRYDDPPSIVQAGQGLAKLNNALSAITSGQVPEVSLPSDSRTYYGGQIKVTQPLYTGNKLTATRQLARANLENARKNLDASDNDLALSARNAFYTVILSRQMACAMDEAVESMTGHVQEATAYHDQKIVPKLDLLRAEEKLADLKQQQLYAHNNVELAQTSLNYVLGVDMDTRYTYDDAPRPLPMPLDLGTCIETGLKNRPEIGAVDAQIRMAKAQITIAQSDRLPTLALVGEAHHYEPENEDPSAQIGIVAAIDLFDSGRTSHKKAQAARNLEKARIAKNQLFRGIRLEVEKAYQDAQAAQKSIDVAQKSLDTAQEALDAARTRYKVGLSTSLERLDAEVSQTRAKTNYIHAVSMYNIAIAELERAMGKE, encoded by the coding sequence ATGAATAAAACCATAAACGTAACCCGGTCACTTCTTGTTCTTATCTCCGCTGTGCTGACCCTGGTATGCCTGGTGGAAACATGCCGGGCCCAGGAACGGCTGACCGTAGACCAGGCTGTACGGATCGCCCTTGAACACAGCCTGCAGCGGCGCATGGCGGCAAAGGATGTGGACATTGCCGATGAGGGCCTTGCCAGGGCCCAGGCCGAGTTCGGACCCACCGTAACACTTCAAGGGGGCCTTTACCGGTATGATGACCCGCCCAGCATTGTTCAGGCAGGCCAGGGCCTGGCAAAGCTGAATAATGCCCTGTCTGCCATAACCTCCGGCCAGGTGCCGGAAGTAAGCCTGCCCAGTGACAGCCGCACCTATTACGGCGGACAGATTAAAGTGACCCAGCCGTTGTATACGGGAAACAAACTGACCGCCACCCGTCAACTGGCCCGGGCCAACCTGGAAAATGCCCGAAAAAACCTGGATGCATCCGACAATGATCTGGCACTATCTGCCAGAAACGCATTTTATACCGTGATCCTGAGCCGGCAGATGGCCTGCGCCATGGACGAAGCGGTGGAGAGCATGACCGGGCATGTCCAAGAGGCAACCGCCTACCATGATCAAAAAATTGTTCCCAAACTGGATCTTTTGCGGGCCGAAGAAAAACTGGCGGATTTAAAACAACAGCAGTTGTATGCCCATAATAATGTGGAGCTTGCCCAGACCTCTTTGAATTATGTACTCGGCGTGGATATGGATACCCGATATACCTATGATGATGCCCCCCGGCCCCTGCCCATGCCCCTGGATCTTGGCACCTGTATTGAGACCGGTCTTAAAAACAGGCCGGAGATTGGCGCGGTGGATGCACAGATCCGGATGGCAAAGGCGCAGATCACCATTGCCCAAAGCGACCGTCTGCCCACCCTGGCCCTGGTGGGGGAAGCCCACCACTATGAACCTGAAAATGAGGATCCGTCCGCCCAAATCGGCATTGTGGCCGCCATTGACCTGTTTGACAGCGGCCGTACCAGCCATAAAAAGGCCCAGGCCGCCCGGAATCTTGAAAAGGCCCGGATCGCAAAAAATCAACTGTTCAGGGGTATTCGTCTGGAGGTGGAGAAAGCGTACCAGGATGCCCAGGCCGCCCAAAAATCCATTGATGTGGCCCAAAAATCCCTGGATACGGCCCAGGAAGCCCTGGATGCCGCCCGGACCCGCTACAAGGTGGGGTTGAGCACCTCTTTGGAACGTCTGGATGCCGAAGTATCCCAGACCCGGGCAAAAACCAATTATATTCACGCCGTAAGTATGTATAATATTGCGATCGCTGAACTGGAACGCGCCATGGGAAAGGAGTAG
- a CDS encoding TetR/AcrR family transcriptional regulator: protein MADTTTRKNKKDQSVRKILNAALLVFATQGYNGARVDAIARKAGVNKAMIYYRIGNKQALYQAVIHDIYQDRAAQLRREIQSISNPEEKLKTYIASVAAIMDAHPHFTRIMIREMVSGWANFSPAIFEEVSVTIKIVQTILDEGVEKGVFLKTEPLAVHTMVIGTLILNHLTQPVKNQIMAALASPESPSDNKGFDQLVPQVQRLVIAALRPAGVKHE, encoded by the coding sequence ATGGCGGACACCACCACAAGAAAGAATAAAAAAGACCAATCTGTCCGCAAAATTTTAAATGCCGCGTTACTGGTTTTTGCCACCCAGGGGTACAATGGTGCCAGGGTTGATGCCATTGCCCGCAAAGCCGGGGTAAACAAGGCCATGATCTATTACCGGATCGGAAATAAACAAGCCCTGTACCAGGCTGTTATTCATGATATATACCAAGACCGGGCAGCACAGCTTCGCCGGGAAATACAGTCCATAAGCAACCCCGAAGAAAAATTAAAAACCTACATTGCCAGCGTTGCTGCCATCATGGATGCCCATCCCCATTTCACCCGGATCATGATACGGGAAATGGTTTCAGGGTGGGCCAATTTCAGCCCGGCCATCTTTGAAGAAGTTAGTGTGACCATTAAGATTGTCCAGACAATACTTGACGAAGGCGTGGAAAAAGGGGTTTTCCTAAAAACAGAACCTCTTGCGGTTCATACCATGGTCATTGGCACGCTTATCCTCAACCATCTTACCCAGCCGGTGAAAAACCAAATCATGGCGGCACTGGCCTCACCAGAAAGCCCATCGGACAATAAGGGTTTTGACCAGCTTGTACCCCAGGTGCAGCGCCTGGTGATCGCAGCTTTGCGTCCCGCCGGGGTCAAACATGAATAA
- a CDS encoding ATP-binding cassette domain-containing protein, with product MEHQIKIKVRDLFFYYSGNSILQNINIDIHQNSITSISGPSGQGKSSFLTVLNRLWENIEGAKVKGQVKINFGNGFEDIYRKEYSLPMLRQKVGMVFQTPNPLPMSIYKNIAFPLKLIGEKNKQTVTQKVKTALERAFLWEEVKHRMSDDARLLSGGQQQRLCIARALILNPCVLLLDEPTSSLDETSLEVIEQLLLELKNNCTIIMVSHYMDQIRRIADRKFILSDKQLMLKSF from the coding sequence ATGGAACATCAAATAAAGATAAAAGTAAGAGACCTGTTTTTTTATTACAGCGGCAATTCCATATTGCAGAATATAAATATTGATATCCACCAGAACAGCATCACATCAATTTCAGGTCCTTCCGGACAGGGTAAATCGTCTTTTTTAACGGTGTTGAACCGGCTCTGGGAGAACATCGAAGGTGCGAAAGTTAAAGGACAGGTGAAAATCAACTTTGGTAACGGCTTTGAAGATATTTACCGTAAAGAGTATTCTCTTCCCATGCTTCGCCAAAAAGTCGGAATGGTATTCCAGACGCCAAATCCTTTGCCAATGAGCATTTATAAAAATATTGCCTTCCCGCTGAAACTGATTGGAGAAAAAAACAAACAAACTGTCACCCAAAAAGTAAAAACAGCGCTTGAACGGGCATTTTTATGGGAGGAAGTCAAACATCGGATGTCGGATGATGCCCGCCTGCTGTCAGGTGGTCAACAGCAACGTCTTTGTATTGCCAGGGCATTAATTTTAAATCCCTGTGTACTGCTGCTGGATGAACCGACCTCTTCGCTTGATGAAACCTCATTAGAGGTTATTGAACAACTGTTGCTTGAGTTAAAAAATAATTGCACAATTATTATGGTTTCCCACTATATGGACCAGATTCGACGCATTGCAGATCGAAAATTCATCCTGTCAGATAAGCAGCTAATGCTGAAATCATTTTAA
- a CDS encoding ABC transporter permease subunit produces the protein MLPISVKDRLLAVFSWMSALLLTAGLAVILGFLIFKGTPSLGVGLIFADVPVLDALLLKRQVFGGLFPAMAGTFLLVLISVGISLPLGLATGVWLAEYAPLSLKKIFSFIIDLLAGIPSIVVGLFGFSITVFLHHYYDNHIYPCLLISALSLAFLVLPYIVKTTQGAMESLPLHIRLTAPSLGASKFENIIYVLLPSSLSDIVSGIVLAIGRCAEDTAVIMLTGVVATAGVPKSLFSSFEALPFYIFYTASEYADQSELIKGYGAALILLLICSILFVLAHLIKYWFDQKLNFRH, from the coding sequence ATGCTACCAATCTCAGTCAAAGACAGGCTCCTTGCCGTATTTTCATGGATGTCTGCGTTGCTTCTCACCGCTGGTTTAGCCGTGATTTTAGGGTTTCTTATATTTAAAGGCACCCCATCCCTTGGTGTGGGGCTGATATTTGCGGACGTACCTGTTCTGGACGCACTTCTGCTTAAGCGCCAGGTCTTTGGCGGCCTTTTCCCGGCCATGGCAGGCACGTTTCTGCTTGTATTGATTTCTGTGGGGATTTCTTTGCCTTTGGGACTTGCTACAGGGGTCTGGCTTGCTGAATATGCACCGCTATCTTTGAAGAAGATTTTCAGTTTCATAATTGATCTCCTTGCCGGAATTCCATCCATTGTTGTAGGTCTTTTCGGATTTTCAATAACTGTTTTCCTGCATCATTATTACGACAACCACATTTACCCCTGTCTGTTAATTTCAGCCTTGTCACTGGCATTTCTGGTCCTGCCATATATTGTAAAAACAACCCAGGGTGCCATGGAAAGCCTGCCGCTTCACATTCGATTGACGGCGCCGAGTCTGGGAGCATCAAAATTTGAGAATATTATTTATGTTCTTCTGCCGTCATCCCTTTCAGACATTGTCAGCGGTATTGTCCTGGCCATTGGGCGATGTGCCGAAGATACCGCCGTGATAATGCTGACAGGAGTTGTGGCAACCGCCGGTGTCCCAAAATCTCTTTTTTCAAGTTTTGAGGCACTGCCGTTTTATATATTTTATACGGCATCGGAATATGCGGATCAGTCGGAATTGATAAAAGGTTATGGGGCAGCGCTTATTTTGCTGTTGATCTGCTCAATCCTTTTTGTTCTGGCTCATTTAATCAAATACTGGTTTGATCAAAAATTAAATTTTCGCCATTAA
- a CDS encoding ABC transporter permease subunit, translating into MILLSMPVLKSGMLLQILTDPWSPDHGRFGILSMIVGTCYIAFLSLFISFPVSLGCSFFIQVTHPKGLGRLLKKMVQLMTAVPTVIYGFVGIFLLVPVVRNLFSYGSGMSILSASIMLGLLISPTMILFFSQSFARVPKTFINAVDALGGTPFQKLFYVIFPHAWPGIITGLVLAFGRAMGDTLVALMLSGNSVMLPSSILDSARTLTAHIAMVIASDFDSIEFKTIFVCGVVLYFMTFLGVFAARLSERKN; encoded by the coding sequence ATGATTTTACTCAGCATGCCGGTACTGAAAAGCGGTATGCTCTTGCAAATACTGACGGACCCATGGTCCCCGGATCATGGGCGGTTCGGTATTTTGTCCATGATAGTTGGGACCTGCTATATTGCATTCTTAAGTTTATTTATCAGTTTTCCCGTCAGTCTTGGCTGTTCGTTTTTTATCCAAGTTACTCATCCGAAGGGATTGGGCAGACTTCTAAAAAAAATGGTGCAGCTAATGACGGCGGTTCCAACGGTTATCTATGGGTTTGTGGGTATTTTCCTGCTTGTGCCTGTTGTCCGGAATTTGTTTTCATACGGCTCCGGTATGAGTATTTTATCCGCATCAATCATGCTGGGTTTGCTGATCTCCCCCACCATGATCCTGTTTTTTTCCCAAAGCTTTGCCAGGGTTCCCAAAACATTTATTAATGCCGTGGATGCTTTGGGAGGAACGCCTTTTCAGAAACTATTTTATGTCATTTTCCCCCATGCATGGCCCGGTATTATTACCGGGCTCGTATTGGCTTTTGGCAGGGCCATGGGAGATACGTTAGTGGCATTGATGCTCAGCGGTAACAGCGTCATGCTGCCATCTTCAATTCTGGATTCGGCCAGGACGCTGACCGCCCATATTGCCATGGTTATTGCATCAGATTTTGACAGTATTGAGTTTAAAACCATATTTGTCTGCGGCGTTGTCCTGTATTTCATGACATTTCTGGGGGTCTTTGCGGCAAGGCTTTCGGAACGGAAGAACTAA
- a CDS encoding phosphate ABC transporter substrate-binding protein produces MKKNIPLLNGLIVLFMLLFAAGICSASGLDAFKGKKGILRISGGTAHIPVMKEAAKRIMAFNPDIQITIAGGGSGAGIKQVGEGLVNIGNSGRKPTDSEISKYGLFMYKWAIDGVTAVVHPDNPVKRLSSKQLQDIYAGKIANWKSLGGDDRPINLYTRDKASGTREVFWKKALGKGDISGKAHFVASNGAMKSAVTNDPYAIGYISVGYLDTSVTAVRLDNVTPSLQTVQTGEYKVARGLYSNTKGEFSGLAKTFIQYLLSPEGQKIAVEKGFIPVN; encoded by the coding sequence ATGAAAAAAAATATCCCTCTGCTTAACGGCCTAATTGTCTTATTTATGCTGCTGTTTGCTGCTGGAATCTGTTCGGCATCTGGTCTTGATGCGTTTAAGGGCAAAAAAGGAATTCTAAGAATTTCCGGAGGTACGGCCCATATCCCGGTCATGAAAGAGGCGGCAAAAAGAATTATGGCATTCAACCCGGATATTCAGATAACAATTGCCGGAGGGGGATCAGGAGCGGGTATCAAACAGGTGGGAGAAGGACTTGTCAATATTGGTAACTCAGGAAGAAAACCAACGGACAGTGAAATAAGCAAATACGGGCTTTTTATGTACAAATGGGCCATAGATGGTGTAACCGCAGTGGTTCATCCGGATAATCCGGTCAAACGTCTGTCTTCAAAACAGCTGCAGGATATTTATGCCGGCAAAATTGCCAACTGGAAAAGCCTCGGGGGAGATGACAGACCCATTAATCTTTATACAAGAGATAAAGCCAGCGGCACCCGGGAAGTATTTTGGAAAAAAGCGCTGGGCAAGGGTGACATCTCAGGAAAGGCGCATTTTGTTGCATCAAACGGTGCAATGAAATCCGCTGTCACCAATGACCCCTATGCCATTGGTTATATTTCTGTGGGATATTTAGACACATCAGTTACCGCTGTTCGCCTGGACAATGTAACACCCAGCCTCCAAACAGTACAAACCGGTGAATACAAAGTTGCAAGGGGGCTTTACAGTAATACTAAAGGTGAATTTTCAGGCCTTGCCAAAACCTTCATTCAATATCTTTTAAGCCCTGAAGGGCAGAAAATTGCTGTTGAGAAAGGATTCATTCCTGTCAACTGA
- a CDS encoding transposase, with amino-acid sequence MTWMSDRKSINSDVDVFKTIFNDHWGGFIEAHPQYNIDQYNDQVQKMLGCKDASNGYSEYICMHCGRDRIRIPFSCKSCFCLSCSKQYVDNFVSQVSAMLHTGVIYRHIVLTLPEQLRPMFFKERFSKDLLSGFMKCGSECLEDVVSNVKRKTLKIGTIVVVQTHGRSGRYNPHLHIIMTSGGICAERERWYDLGYFKYEIIHKKWQYHLFTWLKGHFDSSEVNRLVDMLWKEYPNGLVANVSKGSVPDACRGLAGYLAKYVASPPIAVRRIISYDGETVGYWYKDHKTKSKKFEKVAVYTFIGRMVQHIMPKGFQRIRYYGLEATKTYKKWSEVIQKGIKRIGRIVKGAYQIVKRKKYRERYQEISGKDPMICQYCEAEMELMEIWHPKYGVLYDIFSTLEEVKDEQKEIDRGSGYSVWPPAGGVQLPLFKMSS; translated from the coding sequence ATGACTTGGATGTCGGATAGAAAATCAATCAATTCAGATGTTGATGTATTTAAGACAATCTTCAACGATCATTGGGGAGGTTTTATAGAAGCCCATCCGCAATATAACATTGATCAATACAATGATCAGGTTCAGAAAATGCTTGGATGCAAAGATGCTTCCAACGGTTACAGCGAGTACATCTGTATGCATTGTGGTCGGGACAGAATACGAATACCCTTCAGTTGTAAAAGTTGTTTTTGTCTTTCATGCTCCAAACAATATGTCGACAATTTTGTCAGCCAAGTAAGCGCAATGCTGCACACTGGTGTGATATACAGACACATCGTATTAACGCTGCCGGAACAATTGAGACCTATGTTTTTCAAAGAGCGTTTCAGCAAAGATTTGCTATCAGGGTTTATGAAGTGTGGATCTGAATGCTTGGAAGATGTTGTCAGTAATGTAAAACGAAAAACGTTGAAAATTGGGACCATAGTTGTTGTTCAGACTCATGGTCGGTCAGGACGATATAATCCGCACTTACACATTATAATGACAAGCGGTGGGATCTGTGCTGAACGTGAACGCTGGTATGACCTGGGCTATTTTAAGTACGAGATAATCCATAAGAAATGGCAATACCATTTGTTTACCTGGTTGAAAGGACACTTTGATTCATCTGAGGTGAATCGGCTTGTGGATATGCTCTGGAAGGAATATCCCAATGGGCTTGTTGCCAATGTCAGTAAAGGGAGCGTACCGGATGCCTGCCGGGGTTTAGCCGGGTATTTAGCCAAATATGTAGCCTCTCCTCCGATAGCAGTCAGACGGATAATCAGTTACGATGGGGAAACAGTCGGGTATTGGTATAAAGACCACAAAACCAAGTCGAAAAAATTTGAGAAGGTTGCTGTTTATACGTTTATTGGGCGGATGGTTCAGCACATTATGCCGAAAGGCTTTCAAAGAATACGATATTACGGTTTGGAAGCAACTAAAACGTACAAAAAATGGTCTGAAGTGATTCAGAAAGGGATAAAGCGAATAGGCCGAATAGTCAAAGGGGCGTATCAAATAGTAAAACGGAAAAAATATCGAGAAAGATATCAGGAGATCAGCGGAAAAGATCCCATGATATGTCAATATTGTGAGGCAGAAATGGAATTGATGGAGATCTGGCATCCAAAGTATGGTGTTCTGTATGATATTTTTTCAACTTTAGAGGAAGTCAAAGATGAGCAAAAAGAAATTGATAGAGGGAGTGGATATTCCGTTTGGCCCCCCGCCGGAGGAGTACAACTACCGTTGTTCAAAATGTCATCATGA
- a CDS encoding transposase, which yields MAYYYNDSKGRMGTPIRTIVGIFIVLKFRLLSDRTVVNQVKENRYIQYFCNVSDEDLFTFMHHSNLSKLRKRFGIKGLETIDAVIFNLLRITKVIDNDSMLIDSTVLLNNIVYPTDIGLIFKAFKKMAQVAKHYHIPFWWDDRELKQLWREYNLNRKKSEIIPLFFEILLIFSSGLRTFEKIVQTLEGSDKDKEKALQLLELLILFQRQNEQKLAGERHIPNRIVSFDEPDARPIKKGKKHPDCEFGSTLQLSFNRQGFMVTTENFIGKPNDKTLWPETVRLFEQKMKGAPEYAIGDQGYRSRVNQKIPQGTPNIFLGKSSDVNEEEQDYCRKARSATEGFIAVAKKLRGFGLSLYRGIDGDRIWSLLCQIAYNLKKFLQLYNDEKISEESLMKLGLLG from the coding sequence TTGGCTTATTATTATAATGACAGCAAGGGGCGTATGGGTACTCCCATCCGGACGATCGTAGGGATTTTCATTGTTTTAAAATTCCGGTTACTCAGTGATCGGACGGTCGTTAATCAGGTCAAGGAAAACCGGTATATTCAATACTTTTGCAATGTCTCAGATGAAGATTTGTTTACTTTCATGCATCACAGCAACCTGAGCAAATTGCGAAAACGTTTTGGTATCAAGGGGCTTGAAACCATAGATGCCGTCATTTTCAATCTGTTGAGGATTACAAAAGTAATCGATAACGACAGTATGCTGATTGATTCCACTGTACTGCTCAACAATATTGTTTATCCAACAGATATCGGATTGATTTTCAAGGCGTTTAAAAAAATGGCGCAGGTTGCCAAACACTATCATATTCCCTTCTGGTGGGATGACCGGGAACTCAAACAACTATGGCGCGAATACAATTTAAATCGAAAAAAGAGTGAAATTATACCTCTATTTTTTGAAATTCTCTTAATATTTTCCAGTGGGTTGCGGACATTTGAAAAAATCGTTCAAACCCTTGAAGGTTCTGACAAGGACAAAGAAAAAGCTCTGCAACTTTTGGAACTCCTGATATTGTTTCAGCGCCAGAATGAACAGAAGCTTGCAGGAGAAAGACATATTCCAAACCGGATTGTATCCTTTGATGAACCGGATGCCCGACCGATCAAAAAAGGCAAAAAGCATCCAGACTGTGAATTTGGGAGTACGCTTCAGCTTTCATTCAACCGCCAAGGCTTTATGGTTACAACGGAAAATTTTATTGGCAAACCCAATGATAAAACCCTGTGGCCGGAGACAGTCCGATTGTTTGAACAAAAAATGAAAGGTGCTCCTGAATATGCCATCGGTGATCAAGGCTACCGCAGTCGGGTAAACCAAAAAATCCCCCAAGGCACCCCAAATATCTTCCTCGGCAAAAGTTCGGACGTTAACGAAGAAGAACAGGATTATTGCCGAAAAGCCCGGTCTGCAACGGAAGGCTTTATCGCAGTTGCAAAGAAACTTCGCGGCTTTGGCCTCAGTCTCTATCGGGGAATTGACGGGGACCGCATCTGGTCTCTTTTATGTCAGATTGCGTACAATTTGAAAAAGTTTCTTCAGCTCTACAATGATGAAAAAATCAGTGAAGAAAGTTTGATGAAACTCGGCTTACTGGGCTAA
- a CDS encoding type II toxin-antitoxin system RelE/ParE family toxin — MKKLCTKWFKKWAKKMKLENHHLTEAVKNLEQGLSVADLGSNLFKIRVKRAGQGKSSGFRTIIAYRKEDRAIFLYGFGKNERSNISKSELHYFKKLGSDLLDIHASQIGKLKEEQILFDLEE, encoded by the coding sequence ATGAAAAAGCTATGCACGAAGTGGTTTAAAAAGTGGGCAAAAAAGATGAAGTTAGAAAATCATCATTTAACTGAAGCCGTTAAAAATTTAGAACAAGGACTATCGGTAGCTGATTTAGGAAGCAACCTATTCAAAATTCGTGTGAAGCGGGCTGGTCAGGGAAAAAGCTCTGGATTCAGAACAATAATCGCATATAGAAAAGAAGATAGAGCCATTTTTTTATACGGGTTTGGAAAAAATGAAAGATCGAATATAAGCAAGTCTGAATTACATTATTTCAAAAAGTTAGGCTCAGATCTATTGGATATTCATGCCAGCCAAATTGGAAAATTAAAAGAAGAACAGATTTTGTTTGATCTGGAGGAATAA
- a CDS encoding helix-turn-helix domain-containing protein encodes MRDSIKKAIGETVQDMIDSGFKTSFTEKELNALDITIPEVQLTTHQIKGIREKLNLSQTVFAKLLNVSPSSIRQWEQGKRKPTGSTRVLLDLLERSPHVLDYRLKA; translated from the coding sequence ATGAGAGATTCAATTAAAAAAGCGATAGGTGAAACTGTTCAGGATATGATTGATTCAGGGTTTAAAACATCTTTTACTGAAAAAGAGCTAAATGCATTGGATATTACAATTCCTGAAGTACAGCTTACTACACACCAGATAAAAGGAATAAGAGAAAAATTAAATTTGAGTCAAACCGTTTTTGCCAAATTATTAAACGTAAGCCCATCTTCAATAAGGCAATGGGAACAAGGAAAAAGAAAGCCAACGGGTTCCACACGAGTTCTCCTCGATCTGCTCGAAAGATCTCCACATGTTCTTGACTACAGACTCAAGGCGTGA
- the thiM gene encoding hydroxyethylthiazole kinase, whose amino-acid sequence MSLKKDIQAGIIHAVETVRQTNPMAGSVTNTVTINFVANAQLAVGGSAAMVYLPDEAESLAQAGGAAYINLGTLAPVYEKTLPAMAKMLSDSGKPWVLDPVAIGIGDLRTRLLLAFKPYKPSIIRGNASEIIALAGLWGLAGGTGTSNVRGVDSQDPVSAAKDAAVALAGWTGGAVAVSGKQDLITNGSVIAFCHGGSHFMEKITGSGCSLGGVMAVYATAASGFIAALTGAAVYNLAGCRAAEKTDGPASFQVHFLDELYKAKPKEIADNPFDIEEI is encoded by the coding sequence ATGAGTCTTAAAAAAGACATTCAAGCCGGAATAATTCATGCTGTTGAAACCGTAAGGCAGACCAATCCCATGGCAGGATCCGTCACCAATACGGTCACCATCAATTTTGTCGCCAATGCCCAGCTTGCCGTGGGCGGTTCGGCAGCCATGGTATATCTGCCGGATGAAGCCGAATCCTTGGCCCAGGCAGGTGGTGCCGCCTACATAAATTTGGGTACCCTTGCACCGGTCTATGAAAAGACGTTACCGGCCATGGCAAAAATGTTGAGTGACAGCGGGAAACCATGGGTCCTGGATCCTGTGGCCATCGGCATCGGCGATCTTCGCACCCGGCTGTTGCTGGCATTTAAACCCTACAAGCCAAGTATTATCCGTGGAAATGCCTCTGAAATTATTGCCCTGGCCGGGTTATGGGGGCTGGCCGGCGGCACCGGGACATCCAATGTCCGTGGAGTGGATTCCCAGGATCCGGTGAGCGCGGCTAAAGATGCGGCCGTGGCCTTGGCCGGATGGACAGGCGGGGCTGTGGCTGTTTCGGGCAAGCAGGATTTGATTACCAATGGGTCTGTCATAGCCTTTTGTCATGGTGGCTCACATTTTATGGAAAAAATTACCGGATCAGGCTGTTCTTTAGGCGGCGTCATGGCTGTCTATGCCACTGCGGCATCCGGGTTTATTGCAGCATTGACAGGTGCGGCGGTTTATAATTTGGCCGGTTGTCGCGCCGCAGAAAAAACAGATGGTCCGGCAAGTTTTCAGGTTCACTTTTTGGATGAACTGTATAAAGCAAAACCCAAGGAAATTGCAGATAACCCATTTGATATTGAGGAAATTTAA
- a CDS encoding MTH1187 family thiamine-binding protein — MNTLVSVCISPSGTGDELSREVAQVIKIIRASGLKNRTNSMFTEIEGPWDDVMKVVKDAAFVLAEKGIRTGVVLKADIRPGFTDMMTSKVDKVNHILEGSDAHEK; from the coding sequence ATGAATACATTGGTTTCAGTGTGCATATCACCCAGCGGCACAGGAGATGAGCTTAGCAGGGAGGTTGCACAAGTCATAAAAATTATTAGGGCGTCAGGCCTTAAAAATCGAACGAACTCCATGTTTACGGAGATCGAAGGCCCCTGGGATGACGTAATGAAGGTGGTAAAAGACGCAGCATTTGTACTTGCCGAAAAAGGCATTCGTACGGGCGTTGTGCTGAAAGCGGATATACGGCCCGGATTTACGGACATGATGACGTCCAAGGTGGATAAGGTTAATCATATTTTGGAAGGGTCGGATGCGCATGAGAAGTAA
- a CDS encoding thiamine phosphate synthase yields MRSKLDISAYFVVGPENTKGRPVAPIIRDAVDAGVTCVQVRSKTASARELIELTEQAAGVIAQIGKSGMVTLLVNDRLDVVLAAKKQGIKVDGIHVGQSDIPVDVCREYLGPDAVVGLSARTHELFEYIKNADVSVIDYFGAGPLHETKTKPDSGLDVDGKKITRSIEDIKTLAQLSSIPVVVGGGVKLADIPSLALTGVAGFFVVSAISEADNPGDEAAKLVKTWNINKR; encoded by the coding sequence ATGAGAAGTAAACTGGATATTTCAGCATATTTTGTGGTGGGGCCGGAGAATACCAAAGGCCGTCCTGTTGCACCCATTATCCGGGATGCGGTAGACGCCGGTGTTACATGCGTGCAAGTCCGGTCAAAAACAGCCTCTGCCAGGGAATTAATCGAACTGACCGAACAGGCCGCCGGGGTGATCGCGCAAATCGGCAAATCCGGCATGGTGACCCTGTTGGTGAATGACCGCCTTGACGTGGTTCTGGCTGCAAAAAAACAAGGCATAAAGGTTGACGGCATCCATGTGGGCCAATCGGATATCCCCGTGGACGTCTGCCGGGAATATTTAGGTCCTGATGCCGTTGTCGGCTTATCCGCCAGGACCCATGAATTGTTTGAGTACATAAAAAATGCGGATGTCAGTGTGATTGACTATTTTGGCGCCGGCCCCTTGCATGAAACAAAGACTAAGCCGGACAGCGGGCTTGATGTGGACGGAAAGAAAATTACAAGAAGCATTGAAGATATTAAAACGCTTGCCCAACTTAGTTCAATCCCCGTCGTGGTTGGCGGCGGCGTCAAACTTGCCGACATACCCTCGCTTGCCCTGACAGGCGTTGCCGGTTTTTTTGTTGTATCTGCGATATCTGAAGCAGATAATCCAGGAGATGAAGCAGCAAAGCTGGTT